Proteins encoded within one genomic window of Streptomyces kaniharaensis:
- a CDS encoding STAS domain-containing protein, with the protein MRITGDHTALAIEGRLDVRTAADARARLHQAVDTGLGDLVLDLARLEFWDATGLGVIMGTHRRAGRIGRRLVLRSVPAQLQRLLVATKLHRILAVDGGVAEAHGFIL; encoded by the coding sequence ATGCGCATCACCGGCGACCACACGGCGCTGGCCATCGAGGGCCGCCTCGACGTGCGCACCGCCGCCGACGCGCGGGCCCGGCTGCACCAGGCCGTCGACACCGGCCTCGGCGACCTCGTGCTCGACCTCGCCCGGCTGGAGTTCTGGGACGCCACCGGCCTCGGCGTGATCATGGGCACCCACCGCCGGGCCGGCCGGATCGGCCGCCGGCTGGTGCTGCGCTCGGTCCCGGCCCAGCTCCAGCGCCTGCTGGTGGCCACCAAGCTGCACCGCATCCTCGCCGTCGACGGCGGCGTCGCCGAGGCACACGGCTTCATCCTCTGA
- the atpD gene encoding F0F1 ATP synthase subunit beta, which produces MTTTVEPTTATGRVARVIGPVVDVEFPVDAIPDMFNALHVEVDNPDGSGKKTLTLEVAQHLGDGLVRGISMQPTDGLVRGAQVSDTGSAISVPVGQITKGKVFNALGEVLNVDKAEFESQVEVRWPIHRKAPNFADLESKTEMFETGIKVIDLLTPYVTGGKIGLFGGAGVGKTVLIQEMIYRVAENFGGVSVFAGVGERTREGNDLIHEMVDSGVLDKTALVFGQMDEPPGTRLRVALSALTMAEYFRDVEKQDVLLFIDNIFRFTQAGSEVSTLLGRMPSAVGYQPNLADEMGLLQERITSTRGHSITSMQAIYVPADDLTDPAPATTFAHLDATTVLSRPISEKGIYPAVDPLDSTSRILDPRYIAQNHYDTAVRIKGILQKYKDLQDIIAILGIDELSEEDKITVHRARRIERFLSQNTYVAKQFTGVDGSTVPLSETIEAFNAIADGKYDAVPEQAFFMCGGIEDLEKNAAELAKK; this is translated from the coding sequence ATGACCACCACTGTTGAGCCGACCACGGCGACGGGCCGCGTCGCGCGGGTCATCGGCCCGGTCGTCGACGTGGAGTTCCCCGTCGACGCTATTCCCGACATGTTCAACGCCCTGCACGTCGAGGTGGACAACCCCGACGGCTCGGGCAAGAAGACCCTCACCCTCGAGGTCGCCCAGCACCTCGGCGACGGCCTGGTCCGCGGCATCTCGATGCAGCCGACCGACGGCCTGGTCCGTGGCGCGCAGGTCTCCGACACCGGTTCGGCGATCTCCGTCCCGGTCGGCCAGATCACCAAGGGCAAGGTGTTCAACGCCCTCGGTGAGGTGCTGAACGTCGACAAGGCCGAGTTCGAGTCGCAGGTCGAGGTCCGGTGGCCGATCCACCGCAAGGCCCCGAACTTCGCGGACCTCGAGTCGAAGACCGAGATGTTCGAGACCGGCATCAAGGTCATCGACCTCCTCACCCCGTACGTCACCGGTGGCAAGATCGGTCTGTTCGGTGGTGCCGGTGTCGGCAAGACCGTTCTCATCCAGGAGATGATCTACCGCGTCGCCGAGAACTTCGGTGGTGTGTCGGTGTTCGCCGGCGTCGGCGAGCGCACCCGTGAGGGCAACGACCTCATCCACGAGATGGTGGACTCGGGCGTTCTGGACAAGACCGCGCTGGTCTTCGGCCAGATGGACGAGCCGCCGGGCACCCGTCTGCGCGTCGCGCTCTCCGCGCTGACCATGGCGGAGTACTTCCGTGACGTCGAGAAGCAGGACGTGCTCCTCTTCATCGACAACATCTTCCGGTTCACCCAGGCCGGTTCCGAGGTGTCGACCCTGCTCGGCCGCATGCCCTCCGCGGTGGGTTACCAGCCGAACCTGGCCGACGAGATGGGCCTCCTGCAGGAGCGCATCACCTCGACCCGCGGTCACTCGATCACCTCGATGCAGGCGATCTACGTCCCCGCGGACGACCTGACCGACCCGGCCCCGGCCACCACCTTCGCCCACCTGGACGCGACCACCGTTCTGTCGCGTCCGATCTCGGAGAAGGGCATCTACCCGGCCGTCGACCCGCTGGACTCCACGTCCCGCATCCTCGACCCGCGGTACATCGCGCAGAACCACTACGACACGGCCGTCCGTATCAAGGGGATCCTGCAGAAGTACAAGGACCTCCAGGACATCATCGCGATCCTCGGTATCGACGAGCTGTCCGAGGAAGACAAGATCACGGTGCACCGCGCCCGTCGCATCGAGCGCTTCCTCTCGCAGAACACCTACGTGGCGAAGCAGTTCACCGGTGTCGACGGTTCGACCGTGCCGCTGTCGGAGACCATCGAGGCCTTCAACGCGATCGCGGACGGCAAGTACGACGCCGTTCCGGAGCAGGCCTTCTTCATGTGCGGTGGCATCGAGGACCTCGAGAAGAACGCCGCCGAGCTGGCGAAGAAGTAA
- a CDS encoding sensor histidine kinase, with protein MVGVLRLSLTPRSQDRLIALCGLLGGAVLVAFKVYDRPDHVPLWAVLAPMLVMAALEPVRRTRPVLAVSVGGLAFVASLFAGSLLATLIMYTDLLYAAVIYGSRRMSRILHLTGGATVLVLSTLTAIYAGTPSALLVAVVSSLVFLAPVWTGDVVRKHRQEAETERLRAEQTALLSEMDRREAVVAERARMARELHDVVANHLSAIAIHATGAQSVARRQRRAEDDPLVEALAVIRENSVQGLAEMRRMIGLLRDSGGGEADESYAAPDLAAVDALLTKARAAGRDVGLAFDLTEQGERGEVPVPVGLAAYRIVQESLTNALKHSGPGLVTLRLDFRPAELRIAVDSPYRAGAGRELPGARAGLVGMAERAGLLGGSFEAGPRDGSWSVRAVLPHAQKSEGRA; from the coding sequence ATGGTGGGCGTGCTCCGACTTTCCCTCACCCCGCGCTCGCAGGACCGGCTGATCGCCCTCTGCGGGCTGCTCGGCGGGGCGGTGCTCGTCGCCTTCAAGGTGTACGACCGCCCCGACCACGTGCCGCTGTGGGCGGTCCTGGCGCCGATGCTGGTGATGGCGGCGCTGGAGCCGGTCCGGCGGACCCGGCCGGTGCTGGCGGTGTCGGTCGGCGGCCTGGCGTTCGTGGCGAGCCTGTTCGCGGGCAGCCTGCTGGCGACCCTGATCATGTACACCGACCTGCTGTACGCGGCGGTGATCTACGGCAGCCGCCGGATGTCGCGCATCCTGCACCTGACCGGCGGGGCCACTGTGCTGGTGCTGTCCACGCTGACGGCGATCTATGCGGGAACGCCGTCCGCGCTGCTGGTGGCGGTGGTCAGTTCGCTGGTCTTCCTCGCGCCGGTGTGGACCGGCGACGTGGTGCGCAAGCACCGGCAGGAGGCGGAGACCGAGCGGCTGCGCGCCGAACAGACCGCGCTGCTCTCGGAGATGGACCGGCGCGAGGCCGTCGTCGCCGAACGGGCAAGGATGGCACGGGAGTTGCACGACGTGGTGGCTAACCACCTGTCGGCGATCGCGATCCACGCCACCGGCGCGCAGTCCGTCGCCCGCCGGCAGCGGCGGGCCGAGGACGACCCGCTGGTGGAGGCACTGGCGGTGATCCGGGAGAACAGCGTCCAGGGTTTGGCCGAAATGCGTCGCATGATCGGACTGCTGCGGGACAGCGGCGGGGGAGAGGCCGACGAGTCCTACGCGGCGCCCGACCTGGCCGCGGTGGACGCCCTGCTGACCAAGGCACGGGCGGCCGGCCGGGACGTCGGACTGGCCTTCGACCTCACCGAGCAGGGCGAGCGCGGCGAGGTGCCGGTGCCGGTCGGGCTGGCCGCCTACCGGATCGTGCAGGAGTCGCTGACCAACGCGCTCAAGCACTCCGGGCCAGGGCTGGTGACGCTGCGGCTGGACTTCCGGCCCGCCGAACTGCGGATCGCCGTCGACAGCCCGTACCGCGCGGGGGCGGGCCGTGAACTGCCCGGCGCGCGGGCCGGACTGGTGGGCATGGCGGAAAGGGCCGGGCTGCTCGGCGGCAGCTTCGAGGCCGGGCCGCGGGACGGGAGCTGGAGCGTGCGCGCGGTGCTGCCGCACGCACAGAAGAGCGAGGGGCGGGCATGA
- a CDS encoding DUF2550 domain-containing protein, with product MVLALVVCAAVVALGVIGLVAFAVRRRLIQRVGGTFDCSYRLKMPADASTQPDLDENGKPTSAPVPQTDGKGWVFGIGRYSGDSIEWFRVFSYAPRPRKVLPRREIEVLGRRYPEGQEELALLSGSVVLRCLHNGDPLELAMSEDALTGFLAWLEAAPPGQRVNVA from the coding sequence ATGGTCCTCGCGCTTGTGGTGTGTGCGGCGGTCGTGGCGCTGGGTGTGATCGGCCTGGTGGCGTTCGCGGTGCGCCGCCGCCTCATCCAGCGGGTCGGCGGCACGTTCGACTGCAGCTACCGGCTCAAAATGCCCGCCGACGCCTCGACGCAGCCCGACCTCGACGAGAACGGCAAACCCACCTCGGCCCCGGTCCCCCAGACCGACGGCAAGGGGTGGGTTTTTGGTATCGGCCGGTACAGCGGTGACTCGATCGAGTGGTTCCGCGTCTTCTCGTACGCCCCCCGCCCACGCAAGGTGCTGCCGCGCCGCGAGATCGAGGTGCTCGGCCGGCGCTACCCGGAGGGCCAGGAGGAACTGGCGCTGCTCTCCGGCTCGGTGGTGCTGCGCTGCCTGCACAACGGGGACCCGCTGGAGCTGGCGATGAGCGAGGACGCGCTCACCGGGTTCCTCGCCTGGCTGGAGGCGGCGCCTCCAGGTCAGAGGGTTAACGTCGCCTAA
- a CDS encoding response regulator, whose amino-acid sequence MTIRVLVAEDQAAVRAALVMILRAEPDVEVVGQAADGEEAVRLALELRPDVVLMDVQMPRLDGVSATREVVAAGAAQVLVLTTFDLDEYVYGALRAGAAGFLLKDLEADTLVEGIRTVARGDGMLAPSVTRRLIGTFARPDRAVGPDTREAVAGLTPREREVLACLGGGLSNGEIAARLEMAEATTKTHVSRILAKLRLRSRVQAAILAQDLGMTV is encoded by the coding sequence ATGACGATCCGGGTGCTGGTGGCCGAGGACCAGGCGGCGGTGCGGGCGGCGCTGGTGATGATCCTGCGGGCCGAGCCGGACGTCGAGGTGGTCGGGCAGGCCGCCGACGGCGAGGAGGCCGTCCGCCTGGCGCTGGAGCTGCGGCCGGACGTCGTGCTGATGGACGTGCAGATGCCGCGGCTGGACGGCGTCTCGGCGACCCGCGAGGTGGTGGCCGCCGGAGCCGCCCAGGTGCTCGTCCTGACCACCTTCGACCTGGACGAGTACGTCTACGGCGCGCTGCGGGCGGGCGCGGCCGGGTTCCTGCTCAAGGACCTGGAGGCGGACACCCTGGTCGAGGGCATCCGGACGGTGGCGCGCGGGGACGGCATGCTGGCGCCCTCGGTGACCAGGCGGCTGATCGGCACCTTCGCCCGGCCGGACCGGGCGGTCGGGCCGGACACCCGCGAGGCGGTGGCCGGGCTCACCCCGCGCGAGCGGGAGGTGCTCGCCTGCCTCGGGGGCGGGCTGTCGAACGGGGAGATCGCGGCCCGGCTGGAGATGGCGGAGGCGACGACCAAGACGCACGTCAGCCGGATCCTGGCGAAGCTGCGGCTGCGCAGCCGGGTGCAGGCGGCGATCCTGGCGCAGGACCTCGGGATGACGGTCTGA
- a CDS encoding F0F1 ATP synthase subunit B gives MNTTALQFAAEEKMNPLLPAWPEVIIGLLCFFIVFGLLGKKLLPSIEKVLSERRDAIEGGMERAEAAQAEAQALLEQYRAELSEARHEAARIVEQAREQGAAQLAEMREEGQRQREAIVAAGHAQIEADKKQATAALRQDVGSLASQLASRIVGESLEDHARQSGVIDRFLDELEAKAAVAQGAAK, from the coding sequence ATGAACACCACCGCGCTTCAGTTCGCGGCCGAGGAGAAGATGAACCCTCTCCTCCCCGCGTGGCCCGAGGTGATCATCGGCCTGCTCTGCTTCTTCATCGTCTTCGGTCTGCTCGGCAAGAAGCTCCTCCCCAGCATCGAGAAGGTGCTGTCGGAGCGCCGGGACGCCATCGAGGGCGGCATGGAGCGCGCCGAGGCGGCTCAGGCTGAGGCCCAGGCCCTGCTCGAGCAGTACCGCGCCGAGCTCAGCGAGGCCCGTCACGAGGCTGCCCGCATCGTCGAGCAGGCTCGCGAGCAGGGTGCCGCCCAGCTCGCCGAGATGCGCGAGGAGGGCCAGCGTCAGCGCGAGGCCATCGTCGCGGCCGGCCACGCCCAGATCGAGGCCGACAAGAAGCAGGCGACTGCCGCCCTGCGCCAGGACGTGGGTTCGCTGGCCTCCCAGCTGGCCTCCCGCATCGTGGGTGAGTCCCTGGAGGACCACGCTCGGCAGAGCGGCGTGATCGACCGCTTCCTGGACGAGCTGGAGGCCAAGGCCGCCGTTGCTCAGGGTGCGGCCAAGTGA
- a CDS encoding cob(I)yrinic acid a,c-diamide adenosyltransferase, producing MVNLTRIYTRTGDDGTTALGDMSRTTKTDPRLIAYADANEANAAIGVAIAAGALPEDVVAVLTRIQNDLFDVGADLSTPVVENPAYPPLRVLQSYIDRLEGDCDHYLEQLEKLRSFILPGGTPGAAYLHLACTVVRRAERATWAAIDMHGDTVNPLTAKYLNRLSDLLFILARAANKERGDVLWVPGENR from the coding sequence ATGGTCAATCTGACGCGCATCTACACCCGTACCGGCGACGACGGCACCACCGCGCTCGGCGACATGAGCCGGACCACCAAGACCGATCCGCGGCTGATCGCGTACGCCGACGCCAACGAGGCGAACGCGGCGATCGGGGTGGCCATCGCCGCCGGAGCGCTGCCGGAGGACGTCGTCGCGGTGCTCACCCGGATCCAGAACGACCTGTTCGACGTCGGCGCGGACCTCTCCACACCGGTGGTCGAGAACCCCGCCTACCCGCCGCTGCGGGTCCTACAGTCGTACATCGACCGGCTGGAGGGGGACTGCGACCACTACCTGGAGCAGCTGGAGAAGCTCCGCAGCTTCATCCTGCCCGGCGGTACGCCCGGCGCGGCCTACCTGCACCTGGCCTGCACGGTCGTGCGGCGGGCCGAGCGCGCAACCTGGGCGGCGATCGACATGCACGGCGACACCGTCAACCCGCTGACCGCCAAGTACCTCAACCGGCTCTCCGACCTGCTGTTCATCCTTGCCCGGGCGGCCAACAAGGAGCGCGGCGACGTGCTCTGGGTGCCGGGCGAGAACCGCTAG
- a CDS encoding F0F1 ATP synthase subunit epsilon: protein MAELHVELVAADRKVWSGAATIVVARTASGDTGIMPGHTPVLSVLETGPVTIRTVDGGTVIAAVHGGFISFADNKLSLLAEIAELADEIDVARAERALEKAKSDLDAHAERRAEVRLFAARGLKAHA, encoded by the coding sequence TTGGCTGAGCTGCACGTCGAGCTGGTCGCAGCCGACCGCAAGGTGTGGTCCGGTGCGGCCACCATCGTCGTCGCCCGTACGGCCTCCGGTGACACCGGCATCATGCCGGGTCACACCCCGGTGCTGAGCGTGCTGGAGACCGGTCCGGTCACCATCCGCACGGTGGACGGCGGAACCGTGATCGCCGCGGTGCACGGCGGCTTCATCTCCTTCGCCGACAACAAGCTTTCTCTGCTCGCGGAGATCGCCGAGCTGGCGGACGAGATCGACGTCGCGCGTGCCGAGCGCGCACTGGAGAAGGCCAAGTCGGACCTGGACGCGCACGCCGAGCGGCGCGCCGAGGTGCGTCTGTTCGCGGCGCGCGGCCTCAAGGCCCACGCCTGA
- a CDS encoding 3-hydroxyacyl-CoA dehydrogenase family protein, producing MSNASSKQIAVIGAGLMGAGIAQVSAQAGHPVVLRDVTEEALQRGLAGIRASYEKFVAKGRMSAEDAEAALGRITTTTDLGAVSEADIVVEAVFEKLEVKEGVFRELDKLAKDGAVLASNTSAIPITRIAAATQRPESVVGVHFFSPVPLMKLVELVRGYKTSDETLAAARAFAEGVGKEVVVVNRDVAGFVTTRLITALVVEAAKLYESGVATAEDIDTACRLGFGHPMGPLETADLTGVDILLHAARNIYAETQDEKFAAPEIMARMVTAGDLGRKSGRGFYPYEGK from the coding sequence ATGAGCAATGCGTCCAGCAAGCAGATCGCCGTGATCGGTGCCGGCCTGATGGGCGCCGGCATCGCCCAGGTGTCCGCGCAGGCGGGCCACCCGGTGGTGCTGCGGGACGTCACCGAGGAGGCGCTGCAGCGCGGCCTCGCGGGCATCCGTGCCTCGTACGAGAAGTTCGTCGCCAAGGGCAGGATGAGCGCCGAGGACGCCGAGGCCGCGCTCGGCCGGATCACCACCACCACCGACCTGGGCGCCGTCTCCGAGGCCGACATCGTGGTCGAGGCCGTGTTCGAGAAGCTGGAGGTCAAGGAGGGCGTCTTCCGGGAGCTCGACAAGCTCGCCAAGGACGGCGCGGTGCTCGCCTCCAACACCTCCGCCATCCCGATCACCCGGATCGCCGCCGCCACCCAGCGCCCGGAGTCGGTCGTCGGCGTGCACTTCTTCTCGCCGGTGCCGCTGATGAAGCTGGTCGAGCTGGTCCGCGGCTACAAGACCAGCGACGAGACGCTGGCCGCCGCCCGCGCCTTCGCCGAGGGCGTCGGCAAGGAGGTCGTGGTGGTCAACCGCGACGTCGCCGGCTTCGTCACCACCCGCCTGATCACCGCGCTGGTCGTCGAGGCCGCCAAGCTGTACGAGTCGGGCGTCGCCACCGCCGAGGACATCGACACCGCCTGCCGGCTCGGCTTCGGCCACCCGATGGGCCCGCTGGAGACCGCCGACCTGACCGGCGTGGACATCCTGCTGCACGCCGCCCGCAACATCTACGCCGAGACCCAGGACGAGAAGTTCGCCGCCCCGGAGATCATGGCCCGCATGGTCACCGCCGGCGACCTCGGCCGCAAGAGCGGCCGCGGCTTCTACCCGTACGAGGGCAAGTGA
- the atpA gene encoding F0F1 ATP synthase subunit alpha, with protein sequence MAELTIRPEEIRDALADFVQSYQPDAASVEEVGTVTDAADGIAHVEGLPSVMANELLKFEDGTLGLALNLDTREIGVVILGEFGGIEEGQTVRRTGEVLSVPVGDGYLGRVVDPLGNPIDGLGEIASTGRRALELQAPGVMVRKSVHEPMQTGIKAIDAMTPIGRGQRQLIIGDRQTGKTAVAIDTIINQRDNWRSGDPKKQVRCIYVAVGQKGSTIASVRGALEEAGALEYTTIVAAPASDPAGFKYLAPYTGSAIGQEWMYDGKHVLIIFDDLSKQAEAYRSVSLLLRRPPGREAYPGDVFYLHSRLLERCAKLSDELGAGSMTGLPIIETKANDVSAYIPTNVISITDGQCFLESDLFNAGIRPAVNVGISVSRVGGSAQIKAMKSVAGRLRLDLAQYRELEAFAAFGSDLDPASKAQLERGARMVELLKQGQYQPFPVEEQVVSIWAGTTGKLDDVPVADIRRFEREFLDHLRLQHKDLLAGIVETSKLEDGTIDALTSAIAAFKPGFTTADGKLLGEQA encoded by the coding sequence ATGGCGGAGCTTACGATCCGTCCGGAGGAGATCCGGGACGCGCTGGCCGACTTTGTCCAGTCGTACCAGCCGGACGCCGCTTCTGTGGAAGAGGTCGGCACGGTCACTGACGCGGCGGACGGCATCGCCCATGTCGAGGGTCTGCCCTCGGTCATGGCGAACGAGCTGCTGAAGTTCGAGGACGGCACGCTCGGCCTCGCGCTGAACCTCGACACCCGCGAGATCGGTGTCGTCATCCTCGGTGAGTTCGGCGGCATCGAAGAGGGCCAGACCGTGCGCCGCACCGGCGAGGTCCTCTCGGTTCCGGTCGGCGACGGCTACCTCGGCCGCGTCGTGGACCCGCTGGGCAACCCGATCGACGGTCTGGGCGAGATCGCCTCCACCGGCCGCCGCGCCCTGGAGCTGCAGGCCCCCGGCGTCATGGTCCGCAAGTCGGTCCACGAGCCGATGCAGACCGGCATCAAGGCCATCGACGCCATGACCCCGATCGGCCGTGGCCAGCGTCAGCTGATCATCGGTGACCGCCAGACCGGCAAGACCGCCGTGGCGATCGACACGATCATCAACCAGCGCGACAACTGGCGCTCGGGCGACCCGAAGAAGCAGGTCCGCTGCATCTACGTCGCCGTCGGCCAGAAGGGCTCCACCATCGCGTCCGTCCGCGGCGCCCTGGAGGAGGCCGGCGCGCTGGAGTACACCACCATCGTGGCCGCTCCCGCCTCCGACCCGGCCGGCTTCAAGTACCTCGCCCCGTACACCGGTTCGGCCATCGGCCAGGAGTGGATGTACGACGGCAAGCACGTCCTGATCATCTTCGACGACCTGTCGAAGCAGGCCGAGGCCTACCGCTCCGTCTCCCTGCTGCTGCGCCGCCCGCCGGGCCGCGAGGCCTACCCGGGTGACGTCTTCTACCTGCACTCCCGCCTGCTGGAGCGCTGCGCCAAGCTCTCCGACGAGCTGGGCGCCGGCTCGATGACCGGTCTGCCGATCATCGAGACCAAGGCCAACGACGTCTCGGCGTACATCCCGACCAACGTCATCTCCATCACCGACGGCCAGTGCTTCCTGGAGTCCGACCTGTTCAACGCCGGCATCCGCCCGGCCGTGAACGTCGGTATCTCGGTCTCCCGCGTCGGTGGCTCGGCCCAGATCAAGGCCATGAAGTCGGTCGCCGGCCGCCTGCGCCTGGACCTGGCCCAGTACCGCGAGCTGGAGGCGTTCGCCGCCTTCGGTTCCGACCTGGACCCGGCCTCGAAGGCCCAGCTGGAGCGCGGTGCGCGCATGGTCGAGCTGCTGAAGCAGGGCCAGTACCAGCCGTTCCCGGTCGAGGAGCAGGTCGTCTCCATCTGGGCCGGCACCACCGGCAAGCTGGACGACGTCCCGGTCGCGGACATCCGCCGCTTCGAGCGCGAGTTCCTCGACCACCTGCGCCTGCAGCACAAGGACCTGCTGGCCGGCATCGTCGAGACCAGCAAGCTGGAGGACGGCACCATCGACGCCCTCACCAGCGCGATCGCCGCCTTCAAGCCGGGCTTCACCACCGCCGACGGCAAGCTCCTCGGCGAGCAGGCCTGA
- a CDS encoding F0F1 ATP synthase subunit gamma, whose product MGAQLRVYKRRIRSVTATKKITKAMEMISASRIVKAQRAVAASTPYADELTRAVTAVATRSNAKHPLTTENPNASRAAVLLITADRGLAGGYSTNAIKQALALSAKLREEGKDVVTYIVGRKGVSYYTFRDLAVEKSWTGFSDKPTYGDAKFVAADLIEAFTAETGGVDELHLISTKFESMLTQTAVDARLLPLKLDEVELSDESKAKHEIFPLYDFEPSAEGVLDALLPRYVESRIYNALLQSAASEHAARRRAMKSATDNAGELIKSLTRLANSARQAEITQEISEIVGGANALADASRGSE is encoded by the coding sequence ATGGGAGCACAGCTTCGGGTCTACAAGCGCCGGATCCGCTCTGTCACCGCGACGAAGAAGATCACCAAGGCGATGGAGATGATCTCCGCGTCGCGCATCGTCAAGGCGCAGCGCGCGGTGGCCGCCTCCACTCCGTACGCCGATGAGCTCACCCGGGCGGTGACGGCGGTGGCCACCCGGTCCAACGCCAAGCACCCGCTCACCACCGAGAACCCGAACGCCTCGCGTGCCGCCGTCCTGCTGATCACGGCGGACCGCGGCCTGGCGGGCGGCTACTCGACCAACGCCATCAAGCAGGCTCTCGCGCTCAGCGCGAAGCTCCGCGAAGAGGGCAAGGACGTGGTGACGTACATCGTCGGTCGCAAGGGCGTCTCGTACTACACCTTCCGCGACCTCGCGGTCGAGAAGTCGTGGACCGGCTTCTCCGACAAGCCGACCTACGGCGACGCGAAGTTCGTGGCGGCCGACCTGATCGAGGCCTTCACGGCCGAGACGGGCGGCGTGGACGAGCTGCACCTGATCTCGACGAAGTTCGAGTCGATGCTGACGCAGACCGCGGTGGACGCCCGGCTGCTGCCGCTGAAGCTCGACGAGGTCGAGCTCAGCGACGAGTCGAAGGCGAAGCACGAGATCTTCCCGCTGTACGACTTCGAGCCGTCGGCGGAGGGCGTCCTCGACGCGCTGCTGCCGCGGTACGTCGAGAGCCGGATCTACAACGCGCTGCTGCAGTCGGCCGCCTCCGAGCACGCCGCCCGTCGGCGCGCGATGAAGAGCGCGACGGACAACGCCGGCGAGCTCATCAAGTCGCTCACGCGGCTTGCCAACTCGGCCCGTCAGGCCGAGATCACCCAGGAAATCAGCGAGATCGTCGGCGGCGCCAACGCCCTCGCCGACGCTAGCCGCGGGAGCGAATGA
- the atpE gene encoding ATP synthase F0 subunit C, which produces MSMLAEGNVYGSVASIGYGLAAIGPGIGVGLIFGNGVQAMARQPEAAGLIRSNMFIGFALTEALALIGIVMPFVFGNK; this is translated from the coding sequence ATGAGCATGCTCGCTGAGGGCAACGTCTACGGTTCCGTCGCCTCCATCGGCTACGGCCTCGCCGCCATCGGCCCCGGCATCGGCGTCGGTCTGATCTTCGGTAACGGTGTCCAGGCCATGGCCCGCCAGCCCGAGGCTGCCGGTCTCATCCGTTCCAACATGTTCATCGGCTTCGCGCTGACCGAGGCGCTCGCCCTCATCGGCATCGTCATGCCGTTCGTCTTCGGCAACAAGTAA
- a CDS encoding F0F1 ATP synthase subunit delta, whose amino-acid sequence MIGASREALAAGRQNLESLTDSTSVDAVKLAEELTAVTALLDREVSLRRVLTDPSRSGQDKAQLVSSLLTGQVSGETVDLVSGLVRSRWSGSRDLVDATEQLAAYAEVIAADKAGVLDDVEDELFRFGRVVSGSHELRAALTEPKAGAVVKAELIKKLLGGRANAGTVRLVTALVNAPRGRSLEQGLESYSKLAAARRGRVVALVTTAVPLSDTQKERLSGALGRMYGRQIHLNIDVDPEVVGGVRVQIGDEIIDGTVSSRLEGARQSLEG is encoded by the coding sequence GTGATCGGCGCGAGCCGCGAGGCCCTCGCCGCCGGGCGGCAGAACCTGGAGAGCCTGACCGACTCCACCTCGGTGGACGCGGTCAAGCTCGCCGAGGAGCTCACCGCCGTCACGGCCCTGCTGGACCGTGAGGTGTCGCTGCGCCGCGTCCTGACCGACCCGTCCCGGTCGGGCCAGGACAAGGCCCAGCTGGTCTCCTCGCTGCTGACCGGCCAGGTCTCCGGCGAGACCGTGGACCTGGTGTCCGGCCTGGTCCGCTCGCGCTGGTCCGGCTCGCGCGACCTGGTCGACGCGACCGAGCAGCTCGCCGCGTACGCCGAGGTCATCGCCGCCGACAAGGCCGGCGTCCTGGACGACGTCGAGGACGAGCTGTTCCGGTTCGGCCGGGTGGTGAGCGGCTCGCACGAGCTGCGCGCCGCGCTGACCGAGCCGAAGGCCGGCGCCGTCGTCAAGGCGGAGCTGATCAAGAAGCTGCTCGGCGGCCGCGCCAACGCGGGCACCGTCCGGCTGGTCACGGCCCTCGTGAACGCTCCGCGTGGCCGTAGCCTGGAGCAGGGCCTGGAGTCCTACTCGAAGCTCGCCGCCGCGCGCCGTGGCCGCGTGGTGGCTCTGGTCACCACCGCGGTGCCGCTGTCGGACACCCAGAAGGAGCGCCTGTCCGGTGCTCTGGGCCGGATGTACGGCCGCCAGATCCACCTGAACATCGACGTCGACCCCGAGGTCGTCGGTGGTGTCCGGGTGCAGATCGGCGACGAGATCATCGACGGCACCGTGTCGAGCCGCCTCGAAGGCGCTCGCCAGTCGCTCGAAGGCTGA